From one Streptomyces sp. NBC_01478 genomic stretch:
- a CDS encoding ATP-binding cassette domain-containing protein codes for MTATMNGTPKKELPAEPLLVVDDLVVEYPSKGWRRPPFRVLKGVSITIGAGETLGLVGESGSGKTTLGRAVLALAPITSGTVRYDGKVISGLGAKERRALSSDIQVVFQDPYTSLNPAMTVNDILSEPLRVAGTPRAEAEKRVRDLLDHVRLPADAGERLPREFSGGQRQRIAIARALSRDPRVIVCDEPVSALDLSTQARVLDLFVEIQERTGVAYLFVTHDLSVVRRISHRVAVMQGGEIIETGDAATVTTTPQHPYTQRLLLAAPVPDPQRQAERRAERRRLAAAMAADASTNTPAIASTSGDRA; via the coding sequence ATGACCGCGACCATGAACGGGACACCGAAGAAGGAACTCCCGGCCGAACCCCTGTTGGTGGTCGACGACCTGGTCGTGGAGTACCCGTCGAAAGGCTGGCGCAGGCCGCCGTTCCGGGTGCTGAAGGGGGTGTCGATCACCATCGGCGCGGGCGAGACGCTCGGGCTGGTCGGTGAGTCGGGCTCGGGCAAGACCACCCTGGGCCGGGCCGTCCTCGCACTGGCCCCGATCACCTCCGGCACCGTCCGCTACGACGGCAAGGTCATCTCGGGCCTGGGAGCGAAGGAACGCCGGGCGCTCAGCAGCGACATCCAGGTGGTGTTCCAGGACCCGTACACCTCCCTCAACCCGGCGATGACCGTGAACGACATCCTCAGCGAACCGCTGCGCGTCGCGGGCACCCCTCGCGCGGAGGCCGAGAAGCGGGTGCGGGACCTCCTCGACCACGTACGGCTGCCCGCCGACGCGGGGGAGCGGCTGCCACGGGAGTTCTCCGGCGGGCAGCGCCAACGCATCGCCATCGCACGGGCGTTGTCACGGGACCCCCGGGTCATCGTCTGCGACGAACCGGTCAGCGCCCTGGACCTGTCGACCCAGGCCCGGGTCCTTGACCTGTTCGTCGAGATCCAGGAACGCACCGGCGTCGCCTACCTCTTCGTCACCCACGACCTGTCCGTGGTCCGGCGCATCAGCCACCGGGTGGCGGTCATGCAGGGCGGAGAGATCATCGAGACCGGGGACGCGGCGACCGTCACCACCACACCCCAACACCCCTACACCCAGCGCCTGTTGCTCGCCGCGCCGGTGCCGGACCCGCAGCGGCAGGCGGAGCGCCGAGCCGAGCGGCGCCGGCTGGCGGCGGCGATGGCGGCCGACGCCTCCACGAACACCCCCGCTATCGCCTCGACGTCGGGAGACCGAGCATGA
- a CDS encoding glycoside hydrolase family 43 protein translates to MTLPNPTVPGFHPDPSVTRVGDDYYLACSSFEYLPGIPLFHSRDLVHWEPIGHVVTRPGQLAVEKIPTLGGAWAPTIRFHDGRFWLVVTDAMGRGSLIFTADRAEGPWSDGIVMRGAPGIDPDLAWDADGTCYVTYSGLQLDGDHAGEHLGVQQVRTDLETGQALEEPRSLWSGTGLMFPEAPHLYEIDGTWYLLIAEGGTERGHSVSIARGPRPDGPFEGCPANPVLSARSTARKVQNTGHADLVRTPDDGWALILLGMRPGGLTRAFSPMGRETFSTALEWVDGWPVVQPVQLTPPIGPVEHHDTFSGAQLGLEWLSIRTPAADWSSLTERPGHLVIHADGSTMDDPRPRFVGRRQQHESAVFSVRVDSGEGVGGLSLRIDERHHYDIEVGAGLARARARVGGLSQTWEQSIPPGPATVRIETEPVRGMGLDALGPDTVRLSVESGDGSGPVELAALDGRYVSAETAASFTGRVVGMYAAEGAVAFERFSYRGED, encoded by the coding sequence ATGACCCTGCCCAACCCCACCGTCCCCGGCTTCCACCCGGACCCCAGCGTCACCCGCGTCGGCGACGACTACTACCTCGCCTGCTCCAGCTTCGAGTACCTCCCCGGCATACCGCTGTTCCACAGCCGCGACCTGGTGCACTGGGAGCCGATCGGCCATGTGGTCACCCGGCCCGGGCAGTTGGCGGTCGAGAAGATCCCCACGCTCGGCGGCGCCTGGGCGCCCACCATCCGCTTCCACGACGGCCGTTTCTGGCTGGTCGTCACCGACGCGATGGGACGCGGCAGCCTCATCTTCACCGCCGACCGCGCCGAGGGCCCCTGGTCCGACGGCATCGTCATGCGGGGAGCGCCCGGCATCGACCCGGACCTCGCCTGGGACGCCGACGGCACCTGCTACGTCACCTACTCCGGTCTCCAACTCGACGGCGACCACGCCGGCGAACACCTGGGCGTCCAGCAGGTCCGGACGGACCTCGAAACCGGCCAAGCCCTCGAAGAACCACGGTCGTTGTGGTCCGGCACGGGCCTGATGTTCCCCGAGGCGCCGCACCTCTACGAGATCGACGGCACCTGGTACCTCCTGATCGCCGAGGGCGGCACCGAGCGCGGGCATTCCGTGAGCATCGCCCGCGGCCCCCGCCCCGACGGCCCCTTCGAGGGCTGCCCGGCCAACCCCGTGCTCAGCGCCCGCAGCACCGCCCGCAAGGTCCAGAACACCGGCCACGCCGACCTCGTGCGCACCCCCGACGACGGCTGGGCCCTGATCCTGCTGGGGATGCGACCCGGCGGTCTGACCAGGGCCTTCTCACCCATGGGCCGGGAGACGTTCAGCACCGCGCTGGAATGGGTCGACGGCTGGCCGGTCGTGCAACCGGTCCAACTCACCCCGCCCATTGGACCGGTCGAGCACCACGACACCTTCAGCGGCGCCCAACTCGGCCTGGAATGGCTCTCGATACGGACACCCGCCGCCGACTGGTCCTCGCTCACCGAGCGCCCGGGCCACCTCGTCATCCACGCCGACGGCTCCACCATGGACGACCCGCGGCCACGGTTCGTCGGCCGCCGCCAGCAGCACGAGTCGGCCGTCTTCTCGGTCCGCGTGGACAGCGGCGAGGGAGTCGGCGGGCTGAGCCTGCGCATCGACGAACGCCATCACTACGACATCGAGGTGGGCGCCGGCCTCGCCCGTGCCCGCGCCCGGGTGGGCGGCCTCTCCCAGACCTGGGAGCAGTCGATTCCCCCGGGGCCGGCGACGGTACGGATCGAGACGGAGCCGGTGCGCGGCATGGGCCTGGACGCCCTGGGCCCGGACACGGTCCGGCTGTCCGTCGAATCCGGCGACGGCTCCGGACCGGTCGAACTCGCGGCCCTCGACGGCCGCTACGTCTCCGCCGAGACCGCCGCGTCCTTCACCGGCCGGGTCGTCGGCATGTACGCCGCCGAAGGCGCGGTCGCCTTCGAGCGGTTCAGCTACCGGGGCGAGGACTGA